ATGTGGGTCATGCCCGGGATCTGGCGGATGTATTCGAGAGGGATGGGGTCGGTCGGGCCAAACCAGCGGAACGACATCTTCATGGGCGAGCTTCCTTCAGGCGAGTCTGATGCGGCAGCGGAGAGCGGAAAGGCAATCCGGTCTGAACCAGTGCGCGGGTCAAGGCCGGCAGGCCATGGGCACTGGTGTACCGGTTGTCTAATCTGGTTCACCAATTATGAAGAGGTTGCCCAATTTTGTCGTCATGGTTTACCATGGTGTGCATCAGGCGCTGCCCGGCCATGCCTTTCCCCTGGCAAGTGGTCAACCGGTGACCACCTTGGATACCCGCCGCCTTACCCGAGATGCCACATCCCCCCAGCGATCCAGTAACCCGTCCGACACCCGAGAACCCGACAGCGGCCAGCGACCGTTCGTACCTGAGCCTGGCCAGCCAGGTGCAGGCATTGATTGCATCCGGAGAGTTCTGCGCCGGCATGCGCTTGCCGTCCGAACGCACGCTGGCCGAGCGGTTCAGCGTCAGCCGCACCCTGGTGCGCGAGGCCATCATCGCGCTGGAGGTGCAGGGGCTGGTCGAAGTGCACGGCGGCTCCGGGATCTACGTCTGCGCAGAAGCGCCCGCGCCCGGTCGCGAGCCGTTCGAGATGCCCTGGCGGCCGGGGCCGATAGAGTCGCTGCGTGCCCGGGCGCTGATCGAATCCGAGATCGCCGGCCTGGCGGCCAGCGAGCGCAAGGACGGCGACCTTGACCGCATGTTCGCGGCGCTGAGCCTGATGCGCGAACACATGGGCGACAAGCAGGCCAACGAGGCGGCGGACCGGCAGTTCCACCTGTGCCTGGCCGAAGCGACCGGCAACAGGGTGCTGCTGCATATGGTCACCGCACTGTGGGACAGCGGGCGCAGCGATCCGCTATGGCGCAAGATCGAGGAACACTTCCATACCACGCGGCTGCGGGAGGCATCGCAGGAAGACCATCAGCAGATCTTCGCGGCGGTGATGGCGCGCGACGCGACAGCGGCGCGGGCGGCAATGCGTAACCACCTGGAGAGAGTGATCGGCGAGTTTACGCAGGCGTGGCGTTGAGGGATAGCCTGCTCGGCAGCTGCACATTTCGTTGCCGATCGGCAAACATGCTCATTGCACCTGGCGCATAAGCCTGCAGTATCATCGCTTTATCAACGCGCCATGGAGTACGGCATGCAGTTTCTCTGGCCGCAATTGCTCTGGCTGTTGTGCTTTCTCCCTTTGCTGGCAGGTGCTTACGTCTACCTGATAGCACGACGCAAGAAAGCTGCCCTGTTGTATGCCAGTCTTGCTCTGCCGCGCGCCGCGTTGGGGCACAGCCTACGCCTTCGGCGCCACATCCCGCCGGTGCTTTTTCTCCTGGCGTTGGGCGCGGCCCTGCTGGCGTGCGCCCGTCCTGCCGCGACCATCACCCTGCCATCAGACATCATCACAGTGGTGCTGGCTGTCGATACCTCCCTCAGCATGAATTCAACCGACGTGGCGCCCAGTCGGATCATCGCCGCGCAGCAGGCCGCACGAGATCTGGTCATAGGACTGCCTGCAAGCGTGCGCCTGGGCATTGTCTCGTTTGCCGCCACGGCCACCGTAGTGCTGCCTCCAACCGACAACCGTCAGGACATGCTCGATGCGATCGATCGCTTCCTGCTCCAACACGGCACGGCGACAGGCAGCGGACTGATCCAGGCCCTGGCGGTATTGTTTCCCGACGATAATGGCATCGACCTGGAAGCCATCCTTTTCCGCGGCGAGACCTTAGCGCCGGGACCTGGTGGAAGAACGCGGTCTGAAGCTGCTGCGGCGGACGCCGTTCGCAAGCGCGAACTGGAACAGCCGCAGACGATGCCCGGGGCTTATCGGCACGGCGTGGTAATCCTGCTCAGCGATGGTCGCCGGACCACTGGGCCAGATCCGCTAGACGCCGCGCGCATGGCTGCCCAGCGTGGGGTTCGCGTCTATACCGTAGGCTACGGTACCCCGCACGGCCAGGAGGTGTCGAGCCAGTCCTCCTTCACACAACTGGATGAGCCGACTTTGCGCACGGTCGCGACGCTGACTGCTGGCGAGTACTTCCTGGCCGGCTCGGCCGCGGATCTGACGCGGGTATATCGGCAGCTTAGCGCCCGTTTCGCGTTGGAACGCAAGGAGACTGAAATCAGTTCTTTGCTGGCCGGGACCTCGGTTGTGCTGCTGATCGCTGCTTGTAGTCTGTCATTGCTGTGGTTCCGGCGGTGACCACCCTCAGCACATCAAGGCCGACTCTCGGGTGCCGAAGCAGGGTGCCTGTGCGTTGCTGCAGCCGATGCGCCTTGGCCGCTGCCAGCACGCCCCGGACTGCGGTCAACCTTGCTGTCCGTCTTTTTCGCACCTTCGCCGGCGGCACCGCTGGCAGCCTGCGCCGAAGGTTCCGCGCGCCTGCCAGTGTCGGTCCCTGGCGTTGGAGGCGAGCCGTAACGACCACCCTGCGCCAGGGCCGCAACGCTTAGCGAAAGGGCGGCAACCAAGGCCAGCTTTTTCACGGCAGTCTCCAGATCGTCAAGCCATACCACTTCCATACTAGGCCGGATTCGCAAAGCCAAAGACCAGGATGGGCCGGCGTCACTCCGAGGGCATGGCAGGGGCGGGGCAATGTCTCATTGCTTAAGAAGCCCCGGCTCGCCAACAACGGCATGGGCTGGCCTTTCACGGTCTGGAGAACTCGTGGTCATAGCGATCGGACCAGCCCGCGCTCGCCAAGGGCGGCAAACACGTGATTGACCACCGCATCGCAACGCGCGCCGGCAAAACTGAACGTGCTCTGCAGATAGGGCCTTACCTCTTTGGCCAGGGATTCGCGCAGCATCATGCGGGCCCGCAGGAAGCGCGTCTTGACCACGTCGTCGCTAACGCCAAGGCAATAAGCCGTTTCCTCCACACTCATGTCTTCGACGGCCCGCAGGATGAACACGCAGCGGTAGATCGGCGGCAATTTTTCGACCGCAAGCTGCAGCAGTTCTCGCACCTGACCGCGTTCGGCCATGGCTTCAGGGGATTCGTCGTCAGCGGCGCGGAAGGACATCATGTTCTCCTGTAAAGAGTCGCCAGGAAAATCTTCTTCTTCACCCCGGGCTTCCATCTGGACCAGCCGGCGCTTTTTGCGCTGCGCTGTCAGCGCGGCGTTGATGGCAATGCGCGCCAGCCAGGTGCTCAGCGCGGCCTCGCCGCGAAACGAATCCAGGCTGGTAAACGCGCGCAGGTAAGTTTCCTGCACGACATCCTGGGCTTCGGCATCATCCGGGACCACGCCGCGCGCCGTGCGGAATAACAGGCGGTTGTTGCGCCGCATGATGGCCTCGAAGGCGGACGCGGTGCCGGCGCGGGCGCTGGCAACCAGTTCGGCGTCTGTGGTGGCATTGGCGCCAGACGGTGTGGGCGGCCTGAGATCCCGGCTCTTGTCCATTTGGAGATCTGGCTCCTTTCCCGTTGCTGATCATTAGACGGCACTGCTGCAAAAAGGTGACAGTCGACTGGGGCGCATACCCGTCTGCCGTCCCTCGCCTGGGCACGAACAACGTGTCAGCAATCATAGGCAAATGCACGCAGCCACAACCGATCGCAATGTGGCCTGGGCCTCGTGTCACCTTCCGGCGTCTGCCGACGTCTAACGCCTATGCAACGGACAAATTCGAGCGACTGCCGTCGGCGAGATGTCGGTTGCCTTATTTCAGTTGCTGCATCTCATCCTGGCAAGGACGTCGATCATGAAAAGGCAACCCTCCGCACCGACACCTGAAACTGAAGTGCAGCCGGTACCGCTGCGGCACTCGGCGATGCAGCAGATGCCTCGACGGAGGCTGGCCAATGCACTGATCATGGCAGCCGCGGTCGGGGCCGCCGCGGCGTGCGGCGGCAGTTCTGGAGGGGGAGGAACCGATGCGGCCAGCACAGAAGCGGCGCAGAAGGCCCTGGTTGAGCAGGGCAAGCAGATATTTCGCTTCGATACCTTCGGGGACGAAGCGAAGTGGACCGATAACCTGAGGATGCACGAGGTCATCGCCAGCTCGGTGGATCCCTTGACCGCATTATCCGTCGGCCTCAAGGTGGACGCCGAGGCCTTGCCCGAGGCTGTCGTAAATGGCATCCGCAATGGCACGATCGACCTCAAGAGCCCGGCTACGACGGTGGCGCTGCTGAAACTGAACGCGGTCGTCGGCCTCCAGGGGACCGTCGAGACCGTCAATGGGGTCGATAAGCTGACCCGCGTCGGCACTACCTGCGCGCTCTGTCATTCGACGGTGGACAACTCGTTCGCGCCGGGCATCGGCAAGCGGCTGGACGGATGGCCCAACCGGGATCTCAATCCCGGCGCCATCATCGCGCTGTCCCCGGCCATTGACGAGGCCATGAAAAAGGTCCTCAACGCCTGGGGTGCAGGCAAGTACGACCCCCGCCACAATATCGACGGCCTCAGCAAGCCGGTCGTGATACCGCCGGCCTTCGGGCTGGCCGGCATTCATCGCATCACCTTTACCGGCGATGGCGAAGACGTCATGTACTGGAACCGGTATGTCGCCGTGTCCCAGATGGGAGGCCTTGGCTCCGTATCCGAGCCGCGCCTGAATATCTCCATCACCAACGGCTCGGTCGATCTTGTCACCAGCAAGCTTGCGGCCCTGCAAGCGTATCAGCTATCCCTGGGTGCTCCGCCGCCACCGGCGGGAAGCTTCGACCCCGCGGCGGCATTGCGCGGCAAGGCCCTGTTCGAAGGCGCGGGTCGATGCGCCACGTGCCATAGTGGCCCGGCATTTACCGATGCCAACTCGCTGCTTCACCCGCCCGCAGACTCGATGGCGGAACCGGAGAGCCCAAGCTACGCCTCGCGCTCCGCAACAAAGCAATACCGGACCACGCCGCTGAAGGGGGCATGGCAACACCCTCCCTATTTCCATGACGGCTCTGCGGCGACTTTGTCGGATGTCGTGACGACCTACAACACAAAACGCGGACTGGGGCTGAGCAGCCAGGATATTGCCGACCTGACGGAGTATCTGAAGTCGCTGTGACCCGCAGCCCGGGCGGAATGCGTTGCGCCGGGACTTCTATCAGGCTGACGATGCCTTTCTGGTAAGCGGCGAGCGAGGCGTTCCGGACGCGGCCGAGCGAGTCCACGCCTTGTGCGAGCACGGCGAGGCAATGGGTACCCGGATATAAGCGGCAGTCCCGCTAAGCGTCTTTCCACAGCAGCGGCCGCGGGGCGAAGCCGAGTTTCGCCTTTGCCGCGCTGTTCGAGGCGCCGGTCAGGCG
This Cupriavidus nantongensis DNA region includes the following protein-coding sequences:
- a CDS encoding FadR/GntR family transcriptional regulator gives rise to the protein MPHPPSDPVTRPTPENPTAASDRSYLSLASQVQALIASGEFCAGMRLPSERTLAERFSVSRTLVREAIIALEVQGLVEVHGGSGIYVCAEAPAPGREPFEMPWRPGPIESLRARALIESEIAGLAASERKDGDLDRMFAALSLMREHMGDKQANEAADRQFHLCLAEATGNRVLLHMVTALWDSGRSDPLWRKIEEHFHTTRLREASQEDHQQIFAAVMARDATAARAAMRNHLERVIGEFTQAWR
- a CDS encoding VWA domain-containing protein, whose amino-acid sequence is MQFLWPQLLWLLCFLPLLAGAYVYLIARRKKAALLYASLALPRAALGHSLRLRRHIPPVLFLLALGAALLACARPAATITLPSDIITVVLAVDTSLSMNSTDVAPSRIIAAQQAARDLVIGLPASVRLGIVSFAATATVVLPPTDNRQDMLDAIDRFLLQHGTATGSGLIQALAVLFPDDNGIDLEAILFRGETLAPGPGGRTRSEAAAADAVRKRELEQPQTMPGAYRHGVVILLSDGRRTTGPDPLDAARMAAQRGVRVYTVGYGTPHGQEVSSQSSFTQLDEPTLRTVATLTAGEYFLAGSAADLTRVYRQLSARFALERKETEISSLLAGTSVVLLIAACSLSLLWFRR
- a CDS encoding RNA polymerase sigma factor; protein product: MDKSRDLRPPTPSGANATTDAELVASARAGTASAFEAIMRRNNRLLFRTARGVVPDDAEAQDVVQETYLRAFTSLDSFRGEAALSTWLARIAINAALTAQRKKRRLVQMEARGEEEDFPGDSLQENMMSFRAADDESPEAMAERGQVRELLQLAVEKLPPIYRCVFILRAVEDMSVEETAYCLGVSDDVVKTRFLRARMMLRESLAKEVRPYLQSTFSFAGARCDAVVNHVFAALGERGLVRSL
- a CDS encoding c-type cytochrome, translated to MKRQPSAPTPETEVQPVPLRHSAMQQMPRRRLANALIMAAAVGAAAACGGSSGGGGTDAASTEAAQKALVEQGKQIFRFDTFGDEAKWTDNLRMHEVIASSVDPLTALSVGLKVDAEALPEAVVNGIRNGTIDLKSPATTVALLKLNAVVGLQGTVETVNGVDKLTRVGTTCALCHSTVDNSFAPGIGKRLDGWPNRDLNPGAIIALSPAIDEAMKKVLNAWGAGKYDPRHNIDGLSKPVVIPPAFGLAGIHRITFTGDGEDVMYWNRYVAVSQMGGLGSVSEPRLNISITNGSVDLVTSKLAALQAYQLSLGAPPPPAGSFDPAAALRGKALFEGAGRCATCHSGPAFTDANSLLHPPADSMAEPESPSYASRSATKQYRTTPLKGAWQHPPYFHDGSAATLSDVVTTYNTKRGLGLSSQDIADLTEYLKSL